The Camelus ferus isolate YT-003-E chromosome 4, BCGSAC_Cfer_1.0, whole genome shotgun sequence genome has a segment encoding these proteins:
- the LOC102517565 gene encoding LOW QUALITY PROTEIN: olfactory receptor 1L1 (The sequence of the model RefSeq protein was modified relative to this genomic sequence to represent the inferred CDS: deleted 1 base in 1 codon), translated as MMERKNLTRPSEFILLGLSSRPEDQKPLFAVFLPIYLITVIGNLLIILAIHSDTRLQTPMYFLLSILSFVDICYVTVIIPKMLVNFLSETKTISYGECLTQMYFFIAFGNTDSYLLAAMAIDRYVAICNPFHYMTIMNLKRCVLLLVLSFCIPHLHSLLHILLINQLTFCASNVIHHFFCDDQPVLKLSCSSHFVKEITVMTEGLAIIMTPFFCIIFSYLRILVTALKIPSATGKQKAFSTCGSHLTVVTLFYGSISYVYFQPLSNYTVKDRIATVVYTILTPMLNPFIYSLRNKDMTQGLTKLRHRVKCQ; from the exons ATGATGGAAAGAAAGAACCTAACAAGACCCTCTGAATTCATCCTCCTGGGACTCTCCTCTCGCCCTGAAGACCAGAAGCCACTCTTTGCTGTGTTTCTCCCCATCTACCTTATCACAGTGATAGGAAATCTGCTCATCATCCTGGCCATCCACTCAGACACTCGCCTTCAGACACCCATGTACTTTCTCCTGAGTATCCTGTCCTTTGTTGACATTTGCTATGTGACAGTCATCATCCCCAAGATGCTAGTGAACTTCTTATCAGAGACAAAGACTATCTCTTACGGTGAGTGTCTGACACAGATGTATTTCTTCATTGCCTTTGGAAACACAGACAGTTACCTCCTAGCAGCCATGGCCattgaccgctacgtggccatctgtaaTCCCTTCCACTACATGACCATCATGAATCTCAAACGCTGTGTCCTGCTTCTGGTCCTCTCCTTCTGCATTCCACACCTCCACTCCCTCCTGCACATTCTCCTGATCAATCAACTCACATTCTGTGCCTCCAATGTTATTCACCATTTCTTCTGTGACGACCAGCCAGTGCTAAAATTGTCCTGTTCCTCCCATTTTGTCAAAGAAATCACAGTCATGACAGAAGGGCTGGCGATCATCATGACCCCCTTTTTTTGCATCATCTTCTCTTATTTGAGAATCCTTGTCACTGCTCTGAAGATCCCTTCAGCTACTGGGAAGCAG AAAGCCTTTTCCACCTGTGGATCTCATCTCACGGTGGTGACCCTGTTTTATGGAAGCATTAGCTATGTCTATTTCCAGCCCCTGTCCAACTACACTGTCAAGGATAGAATAGCAACAGTTGTCTACACCATATTGACACCAATGTTAAACCCATTTATCTACAGTCTCAGGAACAAAGACATGACGCAGGGCTTGACGAAGCTCAGGCACAGGGTGAAATGCCAGTAA